A stretch of the Archangium violaceum genome encodes the following:
- a CDS encoding DUF2381 family protein, with translation MSVLSPAALVALVLLAGASAIAQPRLPDCEASPSRVELPAEPTGKVQEVCISPELPITFRFDSLLVPGSLELQERERFEDVAPGTRSFTLHPPADLQTGERFKVTVRFADGAAPTSATFMLVGHPALGTRQVNVFRHKRTVEDYQKETQEERKKSQQLGLELERMRLEKGPSGLTGLIASGLMVDDQGVKAEDITKGITRPASNALAIRRVLSYRGTTREENVVRVAVAVELVNPGTQPWAFADAALVSKGQEPKPMKVGWQPSPVPPNPKEPGVVVVDFELTAREAQGPFTLKLWDESGMRLVTIGNVTFP, from the coding sequence GTGTCCGTCTTGTCCCCCGCCGCCCTCGTGGCGCTGGTGCTCCTCGCGGGGGCCAGCGCCATCGCCCAGCCGCGTCTCCCGGACTGTGAGGCGTCACCGTCCCGCGTGGAGCTGCCAGCGGAGCCCACCGGCAAGGTGCAGGAGGTGTGCATCAGCCCGGAGCTGCCCATCACCTTCCGCTTCGATTCGCTGCTGGTGCCGGGCTCGCTGGAACTGCAAGAGCGCGAGCGTTTCGAGGACGTGGCCCCAGGGACGCGGAGCTTCACCCTCCATCCCCCGGCGGACCTCCAGACCGGGGAGCGGTTCAAGGTGACGGTACGCTTCGCGGATGGTGCGGCCCCGACGAGCGCCACCTTCATGCTGGTGGGACACCCCGCGCTCGGGACACGACAGGTAAACGTGTTCCGCCACAAGCGCACCGTCGAGGACTACCAGAAGGAAACCCAAGAGGAGCGCAAGAAGTCCCAGCAGCTCGGCCTGGAACTGGAGCGGATGCGGCTGGAGAAGGGGCCGAGCGGCCTCACGGGACTGATCGCCAGCGGATTGATGGTGGACGACCAGGGCGTGAAGGCCGAGGACATTACGAAGGGCATCACCCGGCCCGCGAGTAACGCCCTCGCTATTCGCCGTGTCCTCAGCTACCGCGGCACCACACGCGAGGAGAACGTGGTGCGGGTGGCCGTGGCCGTGGAGCTGGTGAACCCGGGCACGCAGCCCTGGGCGTTCGCGGATGCGGCGCTGGTGAGCAAGGGCCAAGAGCCCAAGCCGATGAAGGTGGGCTGGCAGCCCTCGCCCGTCCCGCCGAACCCAAAGGAGCCGGGTGTGGTCGTGGTGGACTTCGAGCTGACGGCCCGGGAAGCCCAAGGCCCCTTCACCTTGAAGCTGTGGGACGAGAGCGGGATGCGGCTCGTCACCATCGGCAACGTGACCTTCCCCTGA
- a CDS encoding SMI1/KNR4 family protein, with translation MATPLSSLLEEVSRAHFPHPPATPEEIEEFEQRVGWRLDPDLRAFYLHCNGAELFKRLPDAPYRILPLSKIVRARVAIFGKKNDDDAHGPASMWAICDVQDGNYLLVDVARQENGRYPVIDGWHEAWPDPKYCDQIASSFSDFLERALREGQAYWLND, from the coding sequence ATGGCCACGCCCCTTAGCAGCTTGCTCGAAGAGGTCTCCCGTGCGCACTTCCCCCATCCCCCCGCCACACCCGAGGAGATCGAGGAGTTCGAGCAGCGGGTGGGCTGGCGGCTGGACCCTGACCTCCGGGCCTTCTACCTGCACTGCAACGGGGCGGAGCTGTTCAAGCGGCTGCCGGATGCCCCCTACCGCATCCTTCCCCTGTCGAAGATCGTCCGGGCGCGGGTCGCCATCTTCGGGAAGAAGAACGATGACGACGCTCACGGCCCTGCTTCGATGTGGGCCATCTGCGACGTGCAGGATGGCAACTACCTGTTGGTGGATGTGGCCCGGCAGGAGAATGGCCGCTACCCCGTCATCGACGGCTGGCACGAGGCGTGGCCGGACCCAAAGTATTGTGACCAGATCGCCAGTTCCTTCTCGGACTTCTTGGAGCGGGCCCTGCGTGAGGGCCAAGCCTACTGGCTGAACGATTGA
- a CDS encoding GGDEF domain-containing protein: protein MPDYTNDARFQEMQFLARLEQSRTVTVSYPRGVLGVVEQSRERQMVLSLILRGMLNGPDSRTTLYSVKYPRPLHESLAATLENQERYERAHLIESLLGGSEVPLEMGHMGRLRLYELQDQLKATRQREMFGILFDGRHVERDLAMAILNSSPEAPVSLAYLDMNGLKAFNEDGDHATGDDAIKTFFHAVEKGVSGAGDAYRVGGDEVVVIMPGTPLVEARQRMRSVLVSLAGEAISVKGEPRKLSSACGLVTITSPQAKPHEEKVRADHLQKEAKAASKLGDGRRCCALRVEDEAKPVVIEV, encoded by the coding sequence GTGCCTGACTACACGAACGACGCCCGCTTTCAGGAGATGCAGTTCCTCGCTCGGCTTGAGCAGAGCCGCACAGTCACCGTGAGCTACCCTCGCGGCGTCTTGGGTGTTGTTGAACAAAGCAGGGAACGACAGATGGTCCTATCGCTCATCCTGCGCGGGATGCTCAATGGACCGGACAGCCGGACAACGCTTTATTCGGTCAAGTACCCCAGGCCGCTCCACGAATCGCTTGCCGCGACCTTGGAGAACCAGGAGCGCTATGAGAGGGCACATCTCATCGAGTCTCTTCTGGGCGGCAGCGAAGTACCCTTGGAGATGGGGCACATGGGGCGCTTGCGTCTCTACGAGCTTCAGGACCAGCTGAAGGCGACGCGCCAACGGGAGATGTTCGGCATCCTCTTCGACGGACGGCACGTTGAGCGTGATCTGGCGATGGCCATCCTGAACAGCAGCCCCGAGGCGCCTGTTTCTCTCGCCTACCTCGACATGAACGGCCTCAAGGCCTTCAACGAGGACGGCGACCACGCCACAGGTGACGACGCCATCAAGACATTCTTCCATGCGGTGGAGAAGGGGGTCTCGGGCGCGGGAGACGCCTACCGCGTGGGCGGCGACGAAGTGGTGGTCATCATGCCCGGGACGCCGCTGGTGGAGGCTCGGCAGCGCATGCGCTCAGTTTTGGTGTCGCTCGCCGGAGAGGCGATCAGCGTGAAGGGGGAGCCTCGGAAGCTGTCGTCGGCTTGTGGGTTGGTGACGATAACCAGCCCACAAGCAAAGCCCCATGAGGAGAAAGTGCGTGCTGACCACCTTCAGAAGGAGGCCAAGGCCGCCTCCAAGCTCGGGGATGGACGCAGGTGCTGCGCTCTGAGGGTTGAAGACGAGGCGAAACCGGTGGTCATCGAAGTCTGA
- the istB gene encoding IS21-like element helper ATPase IstB, translated as MTSSLAHSLSGLGLHRTSAELDDLVARATKARLSPTQLLEQIVQLESDERARRSLERRTLRSRLGRFKPMADFDWSWPKSIDRPLVESLLRLDFLQDARNVVLLAAQGLGKTMIAQNLAHEALRSGHSVLFTTASQLLLDLGSRDSSRALESRLRHYARVGLLIIDELGYLSYDARNADLLFQLVNLRYEKRSLVLTTNQAFSDWPTIFPNASCATALIDRVIHHCDIVSIEGDSYRRREAEASLESRRSRRSG; from the coding sequence GTGACTTCCTCCCTGGCTCATTCCCTCTCCGGGCTCGGCCTGCACCGCACCAGCGCCGAGCTCGATGACCTCGTCGCTCGCGCCACCAAGGCCCGCCTCTCTCCCACCCAGCTGCTGGAGCAGATTGTCCAACTGGAGTCCGACGAGCGCGCCCGCCGCTCCCTGGAGCGCCGCACCCTGCGCAGCCGCCTGGGCCGCTTCAAGCCCATGGCCGACTTCGACTGGAGCTGGCCCAAGTCCATAGACAGGCCCCTGGTGGAGAGCCTGCTGCGTCTGGACTTCCTCCAGGACGCTCGCAACGTGGTGCTGCTCGCCGCCCAGGGCCTGGGCAAGACGATGATTGCCCAGAACCTCGCTCACGAGGCCCTGCGCTCCGGCCACTCCGTCCTCTTCACCACCGCCTCCCAGCTGCTACTCGACCTCGGCTCGCGCGACTCTTCCCGCGCCTTGGAGTCCCGCCTGCGCCACTACGCTCGCGTGGGCCTGCTCATCATCGACGAGCTGGGCTACCTCTCCTACGACGCGCGCAACGCCGACCTGCTCTTCCAACTCGTCAACTTGCGCTATGAGAAACGCAGCCTCGTCCTCACCACCAATCAGGCCTTCAGCGACTGGCCTACCATCTTCCCCAACGCCAGCTGCGCCACCGCCCTCATCGACCGCGTCATCCACCACTGCGACATCGTCTCCATAGAGGGCGACAGCTACCGCCGCCGCGAAGCCGAAGCCTCTCTGGAGTCTCGCCGCTCCCGCCGCTCCGGCTGA
- a CDS encoding Mu transposase domain-containing protein has translation MHQALEEERPRLLALPENAFGCDVVRTLHSGKTPYVRFDGNDYSIPHTLVTKPLTLVASDSLVRLLDGTREVARHTRCWDKGKTLECEEHLAALAAHKRHAHELRGRDRLRQSCPSADAFIAALASRNAHLAGHTSRLLKLLDSHGPEALEAALSTALSRGAIGAESVAHLLEHSRRQQHLPPVLSVSLPDDPRVRSARVQPHSLSDYDALLRKDSP, from the coding sequence GTGCACCAGGCCCTGGAGGAGGAGCGTCCCCGGCTGCTGGCACTGCCAGAGAATGCCTTCGGCTGCGACGTGGTGCGCACCCTCCACAGCGGCAAGACGCCCTACGTCCGCTTCGACGGCAACGACTACTCCATTCCCCACACCCTGGTGACAAAGCCTCTCACCTTGGTGGCCAGTGACTCGCTGGTGCGCCTGCTGGACGGCACCCGGGAGGTGGCCCGCCACACGCGCTGCTGGGACAAGGGCAAGACTCTCGAATGCGAGGAGCACCTGGCCGCCCTCGCCGCCCACAAGCGCCACGCCCACGAGCTGCGCGGGCGCGACAGGCTGCGCCAGTCCTGCCCCAGCGCCGACGCCTTCATCGCCGCGCTCGCCTCGCGCAACGCCCACCTCGCAGGCCATACCTCGCGCTTGCTCAAGCTGCTCGACTCCCATGGCCCCGAGGCTCTCGAGGCCGCCCTGTCCACCGCCCTCTCTCGCGGTGCCATTGGCGCCGAGTCCGTCGCCCACCTCCTGGAGCACTCCCGCCGCCAGCAGCACCTGCCTCCCGTCCTCTCTGTCTCCCTCCCCGACGACCCCCGCGTGCGCTCCGCCCGCGTCCAGCCCCACTCCCTCTCCGACTACGACGCCCTCTTGCGAAAGGACTCCCCGTGA
- a CDS encoding HNH endonuclease yields the protein MCKTCPDGTRPANPNANRFGTQLPRDGTWSGEKGNSAWSPDPNTPRGKEILEATGGKPIQFKDGYPDFSPYSQKTVTIDMMGNHTSDFRDANVKAGFGDTADPPEGMTWHHHEDGKRMMLVPKSINNNVPHTGGVSVVKDAGY from the coding sequence GTGTGCAAGACATGCCCGGATGGCACCAGGCCCGCCAACCCCAATGCCAACCGCTTTGGCACTCAACTGCCCCGGGACGGCACCTGGAGTGGTGAGAAGGGCAATTCGGCCTGGAGCCCCGACCCGAATACACCCAGGGGCAAGGAGATTCTCGAAGCCACGGGCGGCAAACCCATCCAGTTCAAAGATGGCTACCCGGACTTCTCCCCCTATTCCCAGAAGACCGTGACCATCGACATGATGGGGAACCACACGTCCGACTTCAGGGACGCCAACGTCAAGGCGGGCTTTGGCGATACGGCGGATCCACCCGAGGGCATGACTTGGCATCACCATGAGGACGGAAAGAGGATGATGCTGGTGCCGAAGAGTATCAACAACAACGTGCCCCACACAGGGGGCGTATCCGTCGTGAAAGATGCGGGATACTGA
- a CDS encoding SMI1/KNR4 family protein: MALQFTKEKAPLTPKAIQEAEQRLGRKFPEDYKRFLLEHHGGHPEPCGFEFVQPRSNGEKDWALIAYFLGLDGKHETIADYLVSYEDRIPRDTIPIARDPGGNPILLTLGGKNQGKVYFWMREHEPEDPDEVQEYDYLGFVANSLDEFLGALTDPP; this comes from the coding sequence ATGGCACTTCAATTCACCAAGGAGAAGGCACCGCTTACGCCCAAGGCCATCCAGGAGGCGGAGCAGCGGCTGGGCCGGAAGTTCCCGGAGGACTACAAGCGATTCTTGCTGGAGCACCACGGGGGGCACCCGGAGCCGTGCGGTTTCGAGTTCGTCCAGCCGAGGAGCAATGGGGAGAAGGATTGGGCCTTGATTGCCTACTTCCTGGGTCTGGACGGCAAGCATGAAACCATCGCGGACTACCTCGTCAGCTACGAGGACCGCATTCCCCGGGACACGATTCCCATCGCACGAGACCCGGGCGGCAATCCCATCCTCCTGACGCTGGGAGGGAAGAACCAGGGCAAGGTCTACTTCTGGATGCGGGAGCACGAGCCCGAGGACCCGGACGAGGTCCAGGAGTACGACTACCTGGGGTTTGTCGCGAACAGCCTGGATGAGTTCCTGGGCGCGCTGACCGACCCTCCATGA